The following coding sequences are from one Syngnathus acus chromosome 12, fSynAcu1.2, whole genome shotgun sequence window:
- the st6galnac6 gene encoding alpha-N-acetylgalactosaminide alpha-2,6-sialyltransferase 6 isoform X2 yields the protein MAGAQTRRVAIAVAIFILMMLFILFSSSASTSDSQAAYGPFHTAKNHTPRPTNLKTWATKGDYVAVLGNERMSQHCQYCALVTSSSHVLGTKAGEEIDATECVIRMNDAPTTGYEADVGNRTTLRVAAHSSVLRLVRRPDEFMVGGADYQPIVIFWGPPNKITKDSKATLYRSIQRICSTYKRAPCFTVAPEKMLRFDKLFELETGRDRIKSNSWLSTGWFTMVIAIEICDNIKVYGMVPSSYCGNRTGSKKMPYHYYKPRGSDECVMYMHNQNNQRGNHHRFITEKQVFGRWAQHYNVTFAHPAW from the exons atg GCGGGAGCGCAGACCCGGAGGGTGGCTATCGCAGTGGCCATCTTCATCCTGATGATGCTGTTCATCTTGTTCAGCTCCAGCGCCAGCACCAGCGACAGCCAGGCAGCCTACGGGCCCTTCCACACGGCCAAAAACCACACGCCCCGGCCCACCAACCTCAAGACGTGGGCCACCAAAGGCGACTACGTGGCCGTCTTAGGCAATGAG AGAATGAGCCAGCACTGCCAGTACTGCGCCCTTGTCACCAGCTCCAGCCACGTGCTGGGCACCAAAGCGGGCGAGGAGATCGACGCCACCGAGTGCGTGATCCGCATGAACGACGCGCCGACGACGGGCTACGAGGCCGACGTGGGCAATCGCACCACGCTGCGGGTGGCGGCCCACTCCAGCGTGTTGCGGCTGGTCCGCCGCCCCGACGAGTTCATGGTCGGGGGCGCCGACTACCAGCCCATTGTCATCTTCTGGGGACCCCCCAACAAGATCACCAAGGACTCCAAAGCCACCTTGTACAGATCCATCCAGAGGATTTGCTCCACATACAAGCGGGCGCCGtgttttaccgtggcacctgAGAAAATGCTCCGATTCGACAAGCTCTTTGAACTGGAGACGGGGCGAGACAG AATCAAATCAAACTCGTGGCTGAGCACGGGCTGGTTCACCATGGTCATCGCCATCGAAATATGTGACAACATCAAAGTGTACGGGATGGTTCCGTCCAGTTACTGCGG gAACCGGACAGGATCCAAGAAGATGCCGTATCACTACTACAAGCCGCGCGGTTCGGATGAGTGCGTGATGTACATGCATAACCAGAACAACCAAAGAGGGAACCACCACCGCTTCATCACAGAAAAGCAGGTGTTTGGCCGCTGGGCGCAGCACTACAACGTCACCTTCGCGCACCCCGCGTGGTGA
- the st6galnac6 gene encoding alpha-N-acetylgalactosaminide alpha-2,6-sialyltransferase 6 isoform X1, which produces MALKAGAQTRRVAIAVAIFILMMLFILFSSSASTSDSQAAYGPFHTAKNHTPRPTNLKTWATKGDYVAVLGNERMSQHCQYCALVTSSSHVLGTKAGEEIDATECVIRMNDAPTTGYEADVGNRTTLRVAAHSSVLRLVRRPDEFMVGGADYQPIVIFWGPPNKITKDSKATLYRSIQRICSTYKRAPCFTVAPEKMLRFDKLFELETGRDRIKSNSWLSTGWFTMVIAIEICDNIKVYGMVPSSYCGNRTGSKKMPYHYYKPRGSDECVMYMHNQNNQRGNHHRFITEKQVFGRWAQHYNVTFAHPAW; this is translated from the exons ATGGCACTCAAG GCGGGAGCGCAGACCCGGAGGGTGGCTATCGCAGTGGCCATCTTCATCCTGATGATGCTGTTCATCTTGTTCAGCTCCAGCGCCAGCACCAGCGACAGCCAGGCAGCCTACGGGCCCTTCCACACGGCCAAAAACCACACGCCCCGGCCCACCAACCTCAAGACGTGGGCCACCAAAGGCGACTACGTGGCCGTCTTAGGCAATGAG AGAATGAGCCAGCACTGCCAGTACTGCGCCCTTGTCACCAGCTCCAGCCACGTGCTGGGCACCAAAGCGGGCGAGGAGATCGACGCCACCGAGTGCGTGATCCGCATGAACGACGCGCCGACGACGGGCTACGAGGCCGACGTGGGCAATCGCACCACGCTGCGGGTGGCGGCCCACTCCAGCGTGTTGCGGCTGGTCCGCCGCCCCGACGAGTTCATGGTCGGGGGCGCCGACTACCAGCCCATTGTCATCTTCTGGGGACCCCCCAACAAGATCACCAAGGACTCCAAAGCCACCTTGTACAGATCCATCCAGAGGATTTGCTCCACATACAAGCGGGCGCCGtgttttaccgtggcacctgAGAAAATGCTCCGATTCGACAAGCTCTTTGAACTGGAGACGGGGCGAGACAG AATCAAATCAAACTCGTGGCTGAGCACGGGCTGGTTCACCATGGTCATCGCCATCGAAATATGTGACAACATCAAAGTGTACGGGATGGTTCCGTCCAGTTACTGCGG gAACCGGACAGGATCCAAGAAGATGCCGTATCACTACTACAAGCCGCGCGGTTCGGATGAGTGCGTGATGTACATGCATAACCAGAACAACCAAAGAGGGAACCACCACCGCTTCATCACAGAAAAGCAGGTGTTTGGCCGCTGGGCGCAGCACTACAACGTCACCTTCGCGCACCCCGCGTGGTGA
- the LOC119131307 gene encoding surfeit locus protein 1, whose protein sequence is MASLKTLLVSYSRALTTLKHTSVVHVKRTLYLRRTPLYRPTDVRWLAQRHSSSSVAVTGEDIFLKWFLLLIPATTFGLGTWQVKRRKWKLQLIDELSRLTAAEPIPLPIDPLELTSLEYRRVRVRGRYEHDKELYVLPRSPVDPEKEAREAGRLTSSGETGANVVTPFRCTDLGITILVNRGYVPRQKITPESRMKGQVDDEVEVVGVVRLTEPRKPFMPKNDPDRNRWHFRDLEAMSDVAGAQPIFIDADFASTIPGGPVGGQTRVTLRNEHLQYIITWYGLCATTAYMWYAKFIKKIKL, encoded by the exons ATGGCTTCGCTCAAAACGCTCCTGGTTTCCTACAGCAGAGCGTTGACGACTTTAAAACAC ACGAGTGTCGTTCACGTCAAGAGGACTCTTTACCTGCGGAGAACGCCCCTCTACAGACCAACAGATG TCAGGTGGCTGGCACAGCGGCATTCGTCCAGTTCGGTGGCAGTGACCGGAGAAGACATTTTTCTTAAATGGTTCCTGCTGCTCATCCCGGCTACCACCTTTGGCCTAGGTACCTGGCAG GTGAAGCGTCGGAAGTGGAAATTACAGCTGATCGACGAGCTGTCCAGACTGACCGCGGCCGAGCCCATTCCGCTTCCGATCGA CCCCCTGGAGCTGACGAGCCTGGAGTACAGGCGGGTGCGGGTACGCGGCCGCTACGAGCACGACAAGGAGCTGTACGTCCTGCCGCGTTCGCCCGTCGACCCCGAGAAGGAGGCCAGGGAGGCGGGACGCTTGACGTCCAGCGGCGAGACGGGCGCGAACGTGGTCACGCCCTTTCGCTGCACGGACCTCGG CATCACCATTCTGGTGAACCGAGGCTACGTCCCCAGGCAGAAGATCACACCAGAAAGCAGGATGAAGGGCCAG GTGGACGACGAGGTGGAGGTGGTCGGAGTGGTCCGTCTGACGGAGCCCCGCAAGCCCTTCATGCCTAAAAACGACCCCGACAGAAACCGATGGCACTTCCGTGACCTGGAAGCCATGTCGGACGTGGCGGGAGCTCAACCAATCTTCATTGATGCTGACTTTG CCAGCACCATCCCTGGCGGGCCAGTCGGCGGGCAGACAAGGGTGACGCTGAGGAATGAGCACTTGCAGTACATCATCACCTG GTACGGCCTGTGTGCGACCACCGCCTACATGTGGTACGCAAAGTTCATCAAGAAGATCAAACTGTAA
- the surf6 gene encoding surfeit locus protein 6 has translation MDLAAKDSYIQKLTSKVLHQREPKKRPFVPFNGKKDGGPPQKKKKCKKKSFKDEKKQSVTPPNKSGQAPAHNGVVKVNAAQIAEKGVPSKGKKDGGPPQKKKKCKKKSFKDEKKQNVTPPNKSGQAPALNGHLKVNAAQTAEKGGVNVKATFSTFDVLRKKLHDKIEEARAQAGPKKALSEAAQAKRARRIMERERKKRKKKEFQIKRAAEAQAKSEQAEEKPQQPAAAAPTGAAKRQETAVIFNTVETVEDKYVDKTLKKAAKKRSVKGQLTPLSGRNYKQLLSRVEARKDKVDKLRQTDEAKARELEAKMKWTNVLYKAEGVKIKDDEDMLRAALANKEKKRNRRKKQWEGRSNTLVEKMQKRQDKRRRNINKKKATKVEKKKHNARKKGRVLAEDLKKANL, from the exons ATGGATCTCGCGGCAAAGGACTCGTACATCCAGAAACTGACAAGTAAAGTGCTACATCAGCGGGAACCAAAGAAGAGGCCATTCG TTCCTTTTAATGGCAAGAAAGACGGCGGGCCaccacagaagaagaaaaagtgcaaaaagaaGTCATTCAAAGATGAGAAGAAGCAGAGTGTGACACCTCCGAATAAGTCCGGTCAGGCACCAGCACACAACGGAGTCGTGAAAGTGAATGCAGCACAAATAGCAGAGAAAGGAG TTCCTTCTAAGGGCAAGAAAGACGGCGGTCCaccacagaagaagaaaaagtgcaaaaagaaGTCATTCAAAGATGAGAAGAAGCAGAATGTGACTCCTCCGAATAAGTCCGGTCAGGCACCAGCACTCAACGGGCACTTGAAAGTGAATGCAGCACAAACGGCAGAGAAAGGAG GAGTAAATGTGAAGGCCACCTTCTCTACCTTCGATGTTCTCCGGAAGAAGCTGCACGACAAGATTGAAGAGGCCAGAGCGCAG GCCGGCCCCAAGAAGGCGCTGTCGGAGGCGGCCCAAGCCAAGCGGGCTCGGCGCATAATGGAGCGCGAGCGCAAGAAGCGAAAGAAGAAGGAGTTCCAGATCAAGCGGGCTGCCGAAGCACAAGCCAAAAGCGAGCAAGCCGAGGAGAAGCCGCAACAGCCGGCCGCAGCGGCTCCGACGGGCGCCGCTAAGCGGCAAGAGACCGCCGTCATCTTCAACACGGTGGAGACGGTGGAGGACAAGTACGTGGACAAGACCCTGAAGAAGGCGGCCAAGAAGCGGAGTGTCAAAGGTCAACTCACGCCGCTGTCGGGACGCAACTACAAGCAGCTGCTGAGCCGGGTGGAGGCTCGCAAGGACAAAGTGGATAAGCTGCGGCAGACGGACGAGGCCAAGGCCCGAGAGCTGGAGGCCAAGATGAAGTGGACCAACGTGCTGTACAAGGCCGAGGGCGTCAAGATCAAGGACGACGAGGACATGCTGCGCGCCGCCCTGGCCAACAAGGAGAAGAAGCGCAACAGGCGTAAGAAGCAGTGGGAAGGGCGCAGCAACACCTTGGTGGAGAAGATGCAGAAGAGGCAGGACAAGCGGCGTAGGAACATCAACAAAAAGAAGGCCACCaaggtggagaagaaaaagcacAATGCCAGGAAGAAGGGCAGAGTTCTGGCCGAGGACTTGAAGAAAGCCAACTTGTAG
- the kyat1 gene encoding kynurenine--oxoglutarate transaminase 1 has product MGVLAGSLASRCVGTLRKFPKTVMSRRFHASRIEGVDKNVWVEFTQLAADYKPVNLGQGFPDFGPPEYMQEAFCEALRGGPSMHQYTRAFGHPRLVNSLAKFFSGIVGQKIHPMEDVLVTVGAYQALFCAFQALVDEGDEVIIVEPFFDCYQPMVKMTGGKAVYIPLRPKVEGGGALSSGDWVLSSDELAAKFTPRTKAVVINTPNNPLGKVYTKEELQMIADLCIKHDALCFSDEVYEWLTYDGAQHVKIASLPGMWERTVTIGSAGKTFSATGWKVGWAIGAGRILKHMKTVHQNSVYHCATAAQEAVARGFERELETFGSADSYFRQLPCALQRKRHKLASCLESVGLKPIMPQGGYFMISDISSVEVDLADPSTKDEAYDFKFVKWLIKEKGLATIPVSAFYSAEHGKDFDKYIRFCFIKEDSTLDAAEAILRKWKAARDV; this is encoded by the exons ATGGGAGTCCTCGCCGGGAGTCTTGCAAGTCGCTGCGTCGGTACGCTTCGAAAGTTCCCAAAG ACAGTCATGTCACGAAGATTTCACGCGAGCCGGATCGAAGGAGTGGACAAAAACGTTTG GGTGGAGTTCACCCAATTGGCAGCCGACTACAAGCCCGTCAACCTCGGGCAGGGTTTCCCGGACTTCGGCCCTCCGGAATACATGCAAGAAGCCTTCTGTGAAGCCCTGCGCGGCGGTCCCTCCATGCACCAGTACACGCGCGCCTTT GGCCACCCACGTCTGGTAAATAGTCTGGCCAAATTCTTCAGCGGCATCGTGGGCCAGAAGATCCATCCCATGGAGGACGTCCTGGTGACGGTGGGCGCTTACCAGGCGCTCTTCTGCGCTTTCCAAGCGCTGGTGGACGAGGGGGACGAG GTGATCATCGTGGAGCCTTTCTTCGACTGCTACCAGCCTATGGTGAAGATGACGGGCGGGAAGGCCGTTTACATCCCTCTGAGACCA AAAGTCGAAGGCGGCGGAGCCCTGTCAAGCGGCGACTGGGTCCTGTCCTCCGACGAGCTGGCCGCAAAATTCACGCCGCGCACCAAAGCCGTTGTCATCAACACGCCCAACAACCCGCTGGGAAAG GTGTACACAAAGGAAGAGCTGCAAATGATCGCTGACCTGTGCATCAAACACGACGCGCTGTGCTTCAGCGACGAGGTGTACGAGTGGCTCACTTACGACGGAGCCCagcatgtgaaaatag CCAGCCTGCCCGGCATGTGGGAGCGGACCGTCACCATCGGGAGCGCCGGCAAGACCTTCAGCGCCACCGGATGGAAG GTGGGCTGGGCCATCGGCGCTGGACGCATCCTCAAACACATGAAGACCGTCCATCAGAATAGCGTGTACCACTGCGCCACAGCTGCTCAG GAAGCGGTAGCTCGCGGCTTCGAACGGGAGTTGGAAACGTTCGGCTCGGCGGACAGCTACTTCCGCCAGCTGCCGTGCGCGCTGCAGCGAAAGCGGCACAAGCTGGCCTCGTGTCTGGAGAGCGTGGGCCTGAAGCCCATCATGCCGCAGGGGGGCTACTTCATGATAAGCGACATCTCCTCTGTCG AGGTGGATCTCGCTGACCCGAGCACAAAAGACGAAGCCTACGACTTCAAATTTGTCAAATGGCTCATTAAAGAGAAG ggCTTGGCAACAATTCCCGTGTCAGCCTTCTACAGTGCCGAGCACGGCAAAGACTTTGACAAATACATCCGATTCTGCTTTATCAAG GAGGACTCCACTCTGGATGCAGCAGAGGCCATCCTGAGAAAGTGGAAGGCTGCACGTGACGTGTGA
- the rpl7a gene encoding 60S ribosomal protein L7a has product QPKGKKAKGKKVAPAPVVTKKKEVKKVVNPLFEKRPKNFGIGQDIQPKRDLTRFVKWPRYIRLQRQRSILYKRLKVPPAINQFTQALDRQTATQLFKLAHKYRPETKQEKKRRLLARAEQKAAGKGDVPTKRPPVLRAGVNTVTSLVESKKAQLVVIAHDVDPIELVVFLPALCRKMGVPYCIVKGKARLGKLVHRKTCSSVAFTQTNPEDKGALAKLVEAIKTNYNERYEEIRRHWGGNIMGPKSTARIAKLEKAKAKELATKLG; this is encoded by the exons CAGCCTAAAGGAAAGAAGGCAAAGGGGAAGAAGGTGGCACCGGCCCCGGTGGTGACCAAGAAGAAGGAGGTCAAGAAAGTGGTCAACCCCCTGTTTGAGAAGAGGCCAAAGAACTTTGGCATCG GTCAGGATATTCAGCCCAAGCGTGACTTGACACGCTTTGTGAAATGGCCTCGCTACATCCGCCTGCAGAGGCAACGCTCAATCCTCTACAAGCGCCTGAAGGTGCCGCCCGCCATCAACCAGTTCACCCAGGCCCTGGACCGACAGACGG CCACGCAGCTCTTCAAGCTGGCACACAAGTACAGGCCCGAGACCAAGCAAGAGAAGAAGCGGAGGCTGCTGGCCCGCGCTGAGCAGAAGGCGGCCGGCAAAGGAGATGTTCCCACGAAGAGGCCCCCCGTCCTGCGTGCCG GCGTCAACACGGTCACGTCTCTGGTGGAGAGCAAGAAGGCCCAGCTGGTGGTCATCGCCCACGACGTGGACCCTATCGAG TTGGTGGTCTTCCTGCCCGCCCTGTGCCGCAAGATGGGCGTGCCTTACTGCATCGTAAAGGGCAAGGCTCGCCTGGGCAAGCTGGTACACAGGAAGACGTGTTCCTCGGTGGCCTTCACGCAGACCAACCC TGAGGACAAAGGTGCCCTCGCCAAGCTCGTGGAAGCCATCAAGACCAACTACAACGAGAGATACGAGGAG ATTCGTCGGCACTGGGGAGGCAACATCATGGGCCCCAAGTCCACCGCTCGCATCGCCAAGTTGGAGAAGGCAAAGGCCAAAGAGTTGGCGACCAAGCTTGGTTAA
- the usp20 gene encoding ubiquitin carboxyl-terminal hydrolase 20, with protein MAEQDLCPHLDSIGEVTKDGLLHKSKGTCQSCGVVGPNLWACLENDCPYVGCGESYSDHSTLHAQAKKHNLTVNLTTFRIWCYVCEREVFLEPRPPVTPALVPATAPHHHHITPEQEAAPLGYPLKAVPIAMGEEEGSESEEDEFKPRGLTGMKNIGNSCYMNAALQALSNCPPLTQYFLDCAGLVRSDKKPALCKCYQKLISELWHKNRPSYVIPTSLSHGIKLLNPMFRGYAQQDTQEFLRCLMDQLHEELKAPLTECGGESSDGDERLDGDRSPVEEDFLSCDSSSDRGGEAQDERDGPVGGGISEKERLKERRVSGSPLRGTSQDMDEDADVDTAVPASAEEEELVQELPEVQHQENNQGQEGSGTAQPDNEVGPPPPPHSSPCSPVRTLQELHSKRSSSPLRSAASSYPYKKAHPPLTSRKKKQCLYRSVISDIFDGSILSLVQCLTCDRVSTTVETFQDLSLPIPGKEDLAKLHSSIHQNLPVKTNACPDAYGSQGWISFIMDSIRRFVVSCIPSWFWGPMVTLEDCLAAFFAADELKGDNMYSCERCKKLRNGIKYCKVLRLPEILCIHLKRFRHEVMYSFKISNHVSFPLEGLDMRPFLAKDSPSQVTTYDLLSVICHHGTAGSGHYIAYCQNVINAQWYEFDDQYVTEVHETVVQNAEAYVLFYRKSSEESVRERQKVVALASAKEPSLLQFYISREWLNKFNTFAEPGPISNHTFLCHHGGIPPNKYHYVDDLVVIVPQNVWEYLYNSFGGGPAVNHLYVCAICQVELEALAKRRKTEIDTFIKLNKEFQAEEAPAVILCISMQWFREWESFVKGKDNEPPAAIDNSKIAVMKGGHVQLKQGADYGQISEETWLYLSGIYGGGPEIAVRQTAVPADPDGLHGERKIEAETRAL; from the exons ATGGCCGAACAAGACCTTTGTCCTCACTTAGACTCCATCGGGGAGGTTACCAAAGACGGTCTTCTTCACAAATCCAAG GGAACCTGTCAATCATGTGGCGTTGTGGGTCCCAACCTGTGGGCCTGTCTTGAG AACGACTGCCCGTATGTTGGCTGTGGAGAATCCTACTCGGATCACAGCACCCTGCACGCACAG gCCAAGAAGCACAACCTGACGGTGAACTTGACCACCTTCAGGATCTGGTGCTATGTGTGCGAGCGGGAAGTGTTTCTGGAGCCCAGGCCCCCCGTGACGCCAGCCCTGGTGCCTGCCACCGCCCCCCATCACCACCACATAACACCTGAGCAG gaAGCAGCGCCGCTTGGTTACCCGCTAAAAGCAGTGCCCATCGCCATGGGGGAGGAAGAAGGCTCAGAGTCTGAGGAGGACGAGTTTAAACCCAGAG gtttaACAGGAATGAAAAACATCGGCAACTCCTGCTACATGAACGCAGCTCTTCAAGCCTTGTCCAACTG TCCTCCTCTCACGCAGTACTTCCTGGATTGCGCCGGGCTGGTCCGCTCCGACAAGAAGCCGGCTCTCTGCAAGTGCTACCAGAAACTCATCTCGGAGCTGTGGCATAAAAATCG GCCCAGCTACGTGATCCCGACCAGCCTGTCCCACGGCATCAAGCTTCTGAACCCAATGTTTCGCGGTTACGCCCAACAG GACACGCAAGAGTTCCTGCGCTGTCTGATGGACCAGCTCCACGAGGAACTGAAGGCGCCACTCACCGAGTGCGGCGGCGAGAGTAGCGACGGCGACGAGAGGCTGGACGGCGACCGCTCGCCTGTCGAGGAAGACTTCCTGTCCTGCGACTCCAGCTCCGACCGCGGCGGCGAGGCGCAGGACGAACGCGACGGCCCCGTGGGCGGCGGCATCTCGGAAAAGGAGAGGCTGAAGGAGAGGCGGGTCTCCGGCTCGCCCCTTCGCGGAACCTCCCAGGACATGGACGAGGACGCCGACGTGGACACCGCGGTTCCCGCGAgcgctgaggaggaagagctgGTGCAGGAGCTTCCTGAAGTCCAACACCAAGAGAACAATCAAGGACAAGAAGGAAGCGGCACCGCAC AGCCGGACAACGAAGtggggccgccgccgccaccgcatTCCAGCCCCTGCAGCCCTGTGAGAACCCTTCAGGAGCTTCATTCCAAACGCTCCTCCAGCCCGCTGCGCTCCGCAGCCTCCTCGTACCCGTACAAGAAAG CTCACCCGCCGCTGACCTCCCGGAAGAAGAAACAGTGTCTCTATCGCAGCGTCATCTCCGACATCTTTGACGGCTCCATCCTCAGCCTGGTCCAGTGTCTGACCTGCGACAGG GTGTCTACGACAGTGGAGACCTTCCAAGACCTGTCCTTGCCCATCCCTGGTAAAGAGGACTTGGCCAAGCTCCACTCCTCCATCCATCAGAACCTGCCCGTCAAGACCAACGCGTGTCCCGACGCGTACGGCTCGCAGGGCTGGATCTCCTTCATCATGGATTCCATTCGCCG GTTCGTGGTCTCGTGCATACCCAGCTGGTTCTGGGGGCCCATGGTGACCTTGGAGGACTGCCTAGCCGCCTTCTTTGCCGCCGACGAACTCAAAG GCGACAACATGTACAGCTGTGAGAGATGCAAGAA GTTGAGAAACGGCATCAAATATTGCAAAGTCCTCCGACTTCCAGAG ATCCTGTGCATCCACCTGAAGCGTTTCCGCCACGAGGTCATGTACTCGTTCAAGATCAGCAACCACGTGTCCTTCCCCTTGGAGGGCCTGGACATGCGTCCCTTCCTGGCCAAAGACAGCCCGTCCCAAGTCACCACGTACGACCTGCTCTCCGTCATCTGCCACCACGGCACCGCCGGAA gcGGACACTACATCGCCTACTGCCAGAACGTCATCAACGCTCAGTGGTATGAATTCGACGACCAGTACGTGACGGAGGTCCACGAGACGGTGGTGCAGAACGCCGAAGCGTACGTGCTCTTTTACAG GAAAAGCAGCGAGGAGTCCGTGAGGGAGCGGCAGAAGGTGGTGGCCCTGGCCAGCGCCAAGGAGCCCAGCCTGCTGCAGTTTTACATCTCGCGAGAGTGGCTCAACAAGTTCAACACCTTTGCAGAACCGGGCCCCATCTccaatcacacctttctttgTCACCACGGAG GCATCCCTCCTAACAAATACCACTACGTGGACGACCTGGTGGTCATCGTGCCGCAGAACGTGTGGGAGTACCTATACAACAG TTTCGGAGGCGGTCCCGCCGTCAACCACCTGTACGTGTGCGCCATCTGCCAGGTGGAGCTGGAGGCGCTGGCCAAACGCAGGAAAACGGAAATCGACACTTTCATCAAG cTCAACAAAGAGTTTCAGGCGGAGGAGGCGCCCGCTGTCATCTTGTGCATCAGCATGCAGTGGTTCCGCGAATGGGAGAGCTTTGTGAAAGGCAAAGACAACG AGCCCCCCGCTGCCATCGACAACAGTAAGATCGCCGTCATGAAGGGAGGACACGTTCAGCTCAAGCAAG gtGCCGACTACGGGCAGATTTCCGAGGAGACCTGGTTATACTTGTCGGGGATCTACGGCGGGGGTCCGGAGATCGCCGTGAGGCAGACGGCGGTCCCGGCCGACCCAGACGGCCTTCACGGGGAGAGGAAGATCGAAGCCGAGACCAGGGCGCTTTGA
- the spout1 gene encoding putative methyltransferase C9orf114 homolog, which produces MSPGVATKRSKPSSSQLEEKVDWRKKKAQLKEAKRQRKEAKLIKQLENQKQKEAAEKEKAEETHAHDKEGRAYTVSVALPGSVLDNAQSAELRTYLAGQIARACVIFSVDEIIVFDEQGEDVKSVEGEYKGIGKKGQACVQLARILQFLECPQYLRKMFFPKHQDLQYAGLLNPLDSPHHMRMDEESEYREGIVLDRPARAGKGSLVNCGMRKEVQIDKQLQPGLRVTVRLNVPLKQEGKTYKGVVVAPHVPTTEGGLYWGYSVRLASCLSAVFTESPYKDGYDVTVGTSEKGSNVDDASLRPFKHLLVVFGGVQGLESSLDADQNLDVTCPSVLFDLYLNTCPAQASRTIRTEEAILISMSTLRPKIAAAFSST; this is translated from the exons ATGTCTCCCGGCGTCGCTACGAAGAGATCAAAACCATCCTCCTCTCAG CTGGAGGAAAAGGTTGactggaggaaaaagaaagcGCAAC TCAAGGAGGCCAAGAGGCAGAGGAAAGAGGCCAAGCTGATCAAACAGCTAGAAAATCAGAAACAAAAAGAGGCTGCTGAGAAGGAAAAAGCAGAGGAGACGCACGCACACGACAAAGAag GTCGAGCGTACACGGTGAGCGTGGCTCTGCCGGGCTCGGTCCTGGACAACGCTCAGTCGGCCGAACTGCGCACTTACCTGGCGGGACAGATCGCCCGCGCCTGCGTCATCTTTTCCGTGGATGAGATTATCGTCTTTGATGAGCAAGGCGAAGATGTCAA GAGCGTGGAAGGCGAGTACAAAGGAATCGGGAAGAAAGGCCAAGCGTGCGTTCAGCTGGCCAGAATCCTCCAATTCCTGGAGTGTCCACA GTACCTGCGCAAGATGTTCTTCCCAAAGCATCAAGACTTGCAGTATGCAG GACTTCTGAACCCTTTGGACAGTCCGCACCACATGAGGATGGACGAGGAATCGGAATACCGGGAGGGCATCGTCCTGGACAGGCCCGCCAGAGCGGGcaaaggttctttggtcaacTGCGGCATGAGGAAG GAGGTGCAAATCGACAAGCAGCTACAGCCGGGCTTGAGAGTCACCGTTCGTCTTAACGTGCCGCTGAAGCAAG AGGGCAAGACATACAAGGGCGTGGTGGTGGCTCCTCACGTGCCCACCACGGAAGGCGGCCTTTACTGGGGCTACAGCGTCCGCCTGGCATCCTGTCTCA GTGCCGTTTTCACAGAAAGTCCGTACAAGGACGGCTACGACGTGACGGTCGGCACATCGGAAAAAGGCAGCAATGTGGACGACGCCTCGCTGCGGCCATTCAA GCATCTTCTGGTGGTCTTTGGAGGAGTCCAGGGACTGGAGTCCAGTCTGGATGCCGATCAGAACCTGGACGTAACGTGTCCTAGCGTCCTCTTTGACCTCTACCTCAACACGTGTCCTGCCCAGGCCAGCCGCACCATTCGCACGGAG GAAGCCATTTTAATCTCCATGTCGACGCTGAGGCCGAAGATAGCGGCTGCCTTTTCCAGTACCTAA